A genomic window from Sulfuricurvum sp. includes:
- a CDS encoding WHG domain-containing protein, with the protein ACYNTTMNNEPVKKISPYHHGNLKEELLQTATEMIDKEGIDSITLRDLTQRLGTSRTAVYRHFASKEALILGVIEKGYEQLDKMFTPIFEDRTQSVAQRFNAMAREYLDFAIEHPNLYRLLFGDKYHQEREELCDYRDESQATGLYALIGLLVEGQEEGSIAAVNPMVQAAMAWASIHGLASLLIDGHLMMSDNIEVIYEYSIEALLKGLKG; encoded by the coding sequence TAGCATGTTACAATACTACCATGAATAATGAGCCCGTAAAAAAAATATCCCCCTATCATCACGGTAATCTTAAAGAAGAGCTGTTGCAGACCGCTACAGAAATGATTGATAAAGAGGGGATTGATTCGATTACCCTACGTGACCTTACCCAGAGGTTAGGGACGTCACGAACGGCAGTGTATCGCCATTTTGCGAGCAAAGAGGCATTGATACTCGGTGTAATCGAGAAGGGATATGAACAACTTGATAAGATGTTTACCCCCATATTTGAAGATCGTACCCAAAGCGTTGCCCAGCGATTTAACGCAATGGCACGAGAGTATCTCGATTTTGCGATAGAACATCCAAACCTCTATCGATTGTTGTTTGGTGATAAATATCATCAAGAGCGTGAAGAGTTATGTGATTATCGAGACGAGTCACAAGCAACGGGGCTCTATGCCCTGATCGGACTTTTGGTAGAGGGTCAGGAAGAGGGGAGTATCGCAGCGGTCAACCCTATGGTACAAGCGGCTATGGCGTGGGCATCAATCCACGGTCTTGCGTCGTTGTTAATCGATGGACATTTGATGATGAGTGATAACATAGAAGTAATTTATGAATACAGTATAGAGGCATTGTTAAAAGGGTTAAAGGGGTAG